A portion of the uncultured Bacteroides sp. genome contains these proteins:
- a CDS encoding rhodanese-like domain-containing protein yields MNLLFTSIMFLLSSLFGCQQPKNYTSLSTGEFESLIKDEHVQRLDVRTPAEYSEDHIAKSININVFDSSFASLADSLLKKEAPVAIYCHSGQRSKQAASILAEKGYTVYELNGGFAAWQKKQ; encoded by the coding sequence ATGAACCTCTTATTTACAAGCATTATGTTTCTATTATCGTCTTTGTTTGGTTGTCAGCAACCTAAAAATTATACTTCACTTTCTACGGGTGAATTCGAATCATTGATTAAGGATGAGCATGTGCAGCGGCTTGATGTGCGCACACCTGCAGAGTATTCCGAAGATCACATAGCGAAGTCAATCAATATTAATGTGTTTGACTCTTCTTTTGCTTCATTAGCCGATTCATTATTGAAAAAAGAGGCTCCTGTTGCTATTTATTGTCATAGTGGGCAACGTAGTAAGCAGGCAGCGTCCATCCTTGCTGAAAAAGGATACACTGTGTATGAACTTAATGGCGGATTTGCTGCTTGGCAAAAAAAACAGTAA
- a CDS encoding acetylornithine carbamoyltransferase encodes MKNFTCVQDLGDLKPALEEAFEIKKDRFKYVELGRNKTLMMIFFNSSLRTRLSTQKAAINLGMSVMVLDITQGAWKLETERGVIMDGDKPEHLLEAIPVMGCYCDIIGVRSFARFEDRDHDYNEVIINQFIQYSGRPVFSMEAATRHPLQSFADLITIEEYKKTTRPKVVMTWAPHPRALPQAVPNSFAEWMNATDYDFVITHPEGYELAPEFVGSARVEYDQMKAFEGADFIYAKNWAAYSGDNYGQVLSRDLEWTVSNRQMAVTNNAYFMHCLPVRRNMIVTDSVIESPQSIVIPEAANREISATVVLKRMLEGLK; translated from the coding sequence ATGAAGAATTTTACTTGTGTACAAGATCTAGGTGATTTAAAGCCTGCTTTAGAAGAAGCTTTCGAAATAAAAAAAGATCGGTTTAAATATGTGGAGCTAGGCCGCAACAAAACCTTGATGATGATATTCTTCAATTCAAGTCTGCGCACACGCCTAAGTACCCAAAAGGCTGCAATCAATCTGGGAATGAGCGTGATGGTACTGGATATCACGCAAGGTGCCTGGAAGTTGGAAACTGAACGAGGCGTCATTATGGACGGAGACAAGCCCGAGCATTTGCTGGAAGCTATTCCGGTGATGGGCTGCTACTGCGACATTATCGGCGTTCGTTCTTTTGCCCGCTTTGAAGATCGTGATCATGATTATAATGAAGTAATTATCAATCAATTTATACAGTATTCCGGACGCCCGGTATTCTCCATGGAGGCCGCCACCCGTCACCCGCTTCAAAGTTTTGCCGACCTTATTACCATTGAAGAATATAAAAAAACTACTCGCCCTAAGGTTGTTATGACATGGGCTCCACACCCACGTGCATTACCTCAGGCAGTACCAAACTCATTTGCCGAATGGATGAATGCTACTGATTACGACTTTGTCATTACTCATCCCGAAGGATATGAATTGGCTCCCGAATTCGTAGGCAGCGCCCGTGTAGAATATGACCAAATGAAGGCTTTTGAAGGTGCCGATTTTATCTATGCCAAGAATTGGGCAGCCTACTCCGGCGACAATTACGGACAGGTTTTGAGTCGAGATCTCGAATGGACGGTTAGCAACCGACAAATGGCTGTGACTAACAATGCTTACTTCATGCATTGTCTTCCTGTAAGAAGAAACATGATTGTGACTGATAGTGTTATTGAAAGTCCACAGTCTATCGTTATTCCGGAAGCTGCTAACCGTGAGATATCAGCCACTGTGGTATTGAAAAGAATGCTGGAAGGGCTAAAGTAA